In a single window of the Gemmatimonadota bacterium genome:
- the glnA gene encoding type I glutamate--ammonia ligase, with translation MTPIDVIAFARDQGAEMVDFRFIDVPGTWQHFSAPIETLEEDTFEEGVGFDGSSVRGFQTIDKSDMILIPDPLSAKIDPFMEAKTLILVCNVKDPVTLEMYTRDPRYVAQKAEAYMQSVGIADTAYFGPEAEFYIFDDVRFAQKPNASFHRVDAGEGWWNTGRNEGPNLGNKIPYKRGYFPVPPNDTHQDLRTRMVLTLRSMGIESEVHHHEVGTAGQAEIDIRFNTLLRMSDDLLMYKYIVKNVARQAGKTVTFMPKPIFEDNGSGMHVHQSLWKEGKNLFFEAGTYADLSDMARHYIGGLLHHCASVLAFAAPTTNSYRRLVPGYEAPINLIYSQRNRSACVRIPMYSKSEKAKRIEFRTPDPGANPYLAFTAMMMAGLDGIENRIEPPEPIDLDLYDLEPEQAAEVAHTPQDLGEALDALEDDHDYLLKGDVFTPDLVETYLDYKRENELDQIRLRPHPWEFGLYYDI, from the coding sequence GTGACCCCAATTGACGTAATCGCATTTGCAAGGGACCAGGGCGCGGAAATGGTCGACTTCCGGTTCATCGACGTACCGGGAACCTGGCAGCATTTCTCGGCGCCGATCGAAACGCTGGAGGAAGACACGTTCGAGGAAGGTGTCGGGTTCGACGGTTCGAGCGTCCGGGGATTCCAGACCATCGACAAGAGCGACATGATCCTGATCCCGGATCCGCTGTCGGCCAAGATCGATCCCTTCATGGAGGCGAAGACGCTGATCCTGGTCTGCAATGTCAAGGACCCGGTGACGCTTGAGATGTATACACGCGACCCGCGGTACGTCGCCCAGAAGGCCGAGGCCTACATGCAGTCCGTGGGCATTGCCGACACGGCCTACTTCGGCCCGGAAGCCGAGTTCTACATCTTCGACGACGTGCGGTTCGCCCAGAAGCCGAACGCCAGTTTCCACCGGGTCGACGCTGGCGAGGGCTGGTGGAACACGGGACGGAACGAGGGACCGAACCTCGGCAACAAGATCCCGTACAAGCGCGGGTATTTCCCCGTGCCCCCCAACGACACCCACCAGGACCTGCGCACGCGCATGGTGCTGACGCTCCGGAGCATGGGCATCGAGTCGGAAGTGCACCACCACGAGGTGGGCACGGCGGGGCAGGCCGAGATCGACATCCGCTTCAACACGCTGCTGCGCATGTCCGACGACTTGCTCATGTACAAATACATCGTCAAGAACGTCGCCCGGCAGGCGGGCAAGACGGTGACCTTCATGCCGAAGCCGATCTTCGAAGACAACGGCTCGGGCATGCACGTGCACCAGAGCCTCTGGAAGGAAGGCAAGAACCTCTTCTTCGAGGCCGGCACGTACGCCGACCTGAGCGACATGGCACGGCACTACATCGGCGGCCTGCTCCATCACTGCGCCTCCGTGCTGGCCTTCGCCGCGCCGACGACGAACTCCTACCGGAGGCTCGTCCCGGGTTACGAAGCGCCGATCAACCTGATCTACTCGCAGCGCAACCGAAGCGCCTGCGTGCGGATCCCCATGTATTCGAAGAGCGAGAAGGCCAAGCGGATCGAGTTCCGCACGCCGGATCCGGGCGCCAATCCCTATCTGGCCTTCACGGCCATGATGATGGCCGGCCTGGACGGTATCGAGAACCGGATCGAGCCGCCGGAGCCGATCGACCTCGACCTCTACGATCTCGAGCCGGAACAGGCCGCGGAAGTGGCCCACACGCCGCAGGACCTCGGCGAGGCGCTGGACGCCCTGGAGGACGATCACGACTACCTCCTCAAGGGTGACGTGTTCACGCCGGACCTGGTCGAGACCTACCTCGATTACAAGCGGGAGAACGAGCTGGACCAGATTCGCCTGCGTCCGCACCCGTGGGAGTTCGGTCTCTACTACGATATCTAG
- a CDS encoding trypsin-like serine protease, which translates to MQNLGERHSGYATARRTPMAVWYILAAFVGALLGIVFLVVAYPEALSTLGGGPAAGNANSTQTSIHESPASSGQPGSDGQTGQPGRGSAFGAPGTGGIADPRAESRRSPARLIAANEAITTSRRTSIVSAVERAGPAVVSIVATFQMQRRGFSSMFDDPFFGHFVVPRLYTREEPNTGSGVIIDEAGYIVTNAHVVQLGDYTARRIRAVLTDGRSLACTLVGVDVMSDLAVLHVEGEDIPVAALGRSDDIMTGEWAITIGNPLGLAVEDAQPAVAVGVVSALGRNFRRQQGSRTVYRDMIQTDATINPGNSGGPLVNAFGEVIGINTFILSESGGSEGVGFAIPIDRVRRVADELIQYGGPRRGWTGLSVIDITEYVAQELNIANRQGVLVNEIDPDSPADAAGILVMDVIRKINGEVVASYPEAREALYGSLVGDSIELEVERDGRLMPLVLHIAEL; encoded by the coding sequence ATGCAGAACTTGGGAGAACGCCATTCGGGCTACGCGACGGCCAGACGGACCCCGATGGCGGTGTGGTACATCCTGGCGGCCTTCGTTGGCGCGTTGTTGGGTATCGTCTTCCTGGTCGTGGCCTATCCCGAAGCGTTGAGTACGCTCGGCGGGGGACCGGCCGCCGGGAACGCGAATTCAACGCAAACGTCTATACATGAAAGCCCGGCATCGTCCGGTCAGCCTGGATCGGATGGTCAAACTGGCCAGCCCGGGCGCGGCAGTGCTTTCGGGGCGCCAGGGACCGGTGGAATCGCGGACCCCCGTGCGGAATCCCGGCGTTCGCCGGCGAGACTGATCGCCGCAAACGAAGCGATCACCACGTCCCGGCGCACTTCCATCGTATCCGCGGTGGAACGGGCGGGACCAGCCGTCGTGAGCATCGTCGCGACGTTCCAGATGCAGCGGCGCGGATTCTCCTCGATGTTCGACGACCCCTTCTTCGGCCATTTCGTGGTGCCGCGGTTGTACACCCGAGAAGAGCCGAACACGGGGTCGGGCGTAATTATCGACGAAGCGGGCTACATCGTCACCAACGCCCACGTGGTTCAGCTTGGCGACTACACGGCCAGGCGGATCCGGGCCGTCCTGACCGACGGCCGAAGCCTGGCCTGCACCCTGGTTGGCGTGGACGTCATGTCGGACCTGGCCGTGCTCCACGTGGAAGGTGAAGACATCCCGGTGGCGGCGCTGGGCCGGTCCGACGACATCATGACCGGCGAGTGGGCTATAACCATCGGCAATCCGCTGGGTCTGGCCGTGGAGGACGCCCAACCGGCCGTGGCCGTCGGCGTGGTCAGTGCGCTGGGACGGAACTTCCGCCGGCAGCAGGGATCGAGGACGGTCTACCGGGACATGATACAGACCGACGCGACCATCAATCCGGGCAACAGCGGCGGTCCGCTGGTCAACGCCTTCGGCGAGGTCATCGGTATCAACACGTTCATCCTGTCCGAAAGCGGCGGCTCGGAGGGCGTGGGTTTCGCCATACCCATCGACCGGGTCCGGCGCGTCGCGGACGAGCTGATCCAGTACGGCGGACCGAGACGGGGATGGACGGGCTTGTCGGTGATCGACATCACGGAGTACGTGGCCCAGGAGTTGAACATCGCCAATCGACAGGGCGTGCTGGTGAACGAGATTGATCCGGACAGCCCGGCGGACGCGGCCGGCATCCTGGTCATGGACGTGATCAGGAAGATCAACGGGGAAGTAGTCGCCAGCTACCCCGAAGCGCGGGAAGCGCTGTACGGCAGCCTGGTGGGCGATTCCATCGAACTGGAGGTCGAGCGGGACGGCCGCCTCATGCCCCTGGTCCTGCATATCGCCGAGTTGTGA
- a CDS encoding phosphatidylserine decarboxylase — translation MVRDGWVMVIPLAALAAVSVVIGFLAPGAVWIILAAVFGGLALFVGFFFRDPVRQVPPGDGLVISGGDGKVVTVEDIEHDAFIGGPATQISVFLSIVDVHVNRIPITGVVRLRRRIEGKFKLAFKDEASGDNAQMVLGIEGEKGRVLIKQIVGFVARRIVCNVNEGDEVRIGDRFGLIRFGSRIDVIVPAGAEIRVKNGDRVRGGETILGVLQ, via the coding sequence ATGGTACGTGACGGTTGGGTCATGGTCATCCCCCTGGCTGCGCTTGCGGCCGTCAGTGTGGTGATCGGATTCCTGGCCCCCGGTGCGGTCTGGATCATACTGGCGGCGGTGTTTGGCGGCCTGGCCCTGTTCGTCGGGTTCTTCTTCCGGGACCCGGTCAGGCAGGTGCCTCCGGGCGACGGCCTGGTGATTTCCGGCGGCGACGGCAAGGTCGTGACCGTCGAGGATATTGAGCACGACGCCTTCATCGGCGGACCGGCCACGCAGATCAGCGTGTTCCTGTCCATCGTGGACGTGCACGTCAACCGGATTCCCATCACCGGAGTGGTCAGATTGCGCCGGCGGATCGAAGGGAAGTTCAAACTCGCCTTCAAGGACGAGGCCTCGGGCGACAACGCCCAGATGGTCTTGGGCATCGAAGGAGAAAAGGGCCGCGTCCTGATCAAGCAGATCGTCGGTTTCGTGGCCCGGCGGATCGTCTGCAACGTAAACGAGGGCGACGAAGTGCGTATAGGCGACCGGTTCGGCCTGATACGCTTCGGATCGAGGATAGACGTCATCGTGCCGGCCGGCGCTGAGATCCGGGTTAAGAACGGAGACCGGGTCCGGGGCGGTGAAACGATACTGGGAGTACTTCAATGA
- the pssA gene encoding CDP-diacylglycerol--serine O-phosphatidyltransferase, whose product MKNWVRVALPNVFTLGSIFCGVSAIFYCIDGFNALTGDPGRAPWLIIAAALLDSIDGKVARYSQGATRFGIELDSLADVISFGVAPIVLVYTLKPFGEITWVLCLLFLMCGAIRLARYNVMTLRRVERINQEKDNFMGLPIPVAAIAVASYVIFCWDRWEELHLEGPFMGFMLLLSILMISPLSYRTLPSLAFKSKWSILKLFAIAVALAALVWNPQLTIFPIVLLYILSGIAAWGVHMVRHDEDMALSVEE is encoded by the coding sequence ATGAAAAACTGGGTGCGCGTCGCGTTACCGAACGTGTTCACGCTGGGCAGCATCTTCTGCGGGGTTTCCGCCATCTTCTACTGTATCGACGGGTTTAACGCACTTACCGGCGACCCCGGCCGCGCGCCATGGCTCATCATAGCCGCCGCCCTCCTGGACAGCATCGACGGCAAGGTCGCGCGCTACAGCCAGGGGGCGACCCGCTTCGGCATCGAACTGGATTCGCTGGCGGACGTGATCTCCTTCGGGGTCGCGCCCATAGTTCTCGTGTATACGCTGAAGCCTTTCGGCGAGATCACCTGGGTGCTATGCCTCCTCTTCCTGATGTGCGGCGCCATACGCCTGGCCCGATACAACGTGATGACGCTGCGCCGCGTCGAGCGGATCAACCAGGAGAAGGACAACTTCATGGGCCTGCCGATTCCCGTGGCGGCCATCGCCGTGGCGTCCTACGTCATCTTCTGCTGGGACCGGTGGGAGGAACTGCACCTGGAAGGCCCGTTCATGGGATTCATGCTCCTCCTGTCCATTCTCATGATCAGTCCCCTGTCCTACCGCACCCTGCCTTCCCTCGCCTTCAAGAGCAAGTGGTCCATCCTGAAGCTGTTCGCCATCGCCGTGGCCCTGGCGGCCCTGGTCTGGAATCCGCAGCTCACGATCTTCCCCATCGTGCTGCTGTACATCCTCTCCGGCATCGCGGCCTGGGGCGTCCACATGGTCCGTCACGACGAGGACATGGCGCTATCCGTGGAAGAGTAA
- a CDS encoding DUF4321 domain-containing protein has product MAQRKGMGLLVFYILVGAIVGGVVGELIGLLFGHFMPGSMVEKFFLEAFVYTFPPATLPLVIFSLTFGFTVKVNVISLLGIGFATYYYRWY; this is encoded by the coding sequence ATGGCACAGCGTAAAGGGATGGGCCTGCTGGTGTTCTACATCCTGGTAGGCGCCATCGTCGGAGGGGTGGTCGGTGAATTGATCGGACTCCTGTTCGGACACTTCATGCCCGGCAGCATGGTGGAGAAGTTTTTCCTGGAAGCCTTCGTCTACACTTTCCCGCCCGCCACGCTGCCGCTCGTCATCTTCTCCCTCACCTTCGGCTTCACGGTCAAGGTGAACGTCATCAGCCTCCTCGGGATCGGTTTCGCCACCTATTACTATCGCTGGTACTAG
- a CDS encoding VCBS repeat-containing protein has translation MLPIVVAVVAVFLAWDRGEASPARGAQGNAGDLDHANVAAAQSASYAFDRHEINIGPAVRQTVLTGFLLGGEVADLAVVKVDEDGGRRLRVYALEEEPDDGGPGMAEARSSPPADGTWALRMDTRLRSGVTFVDVARIGDLDRLITGEPGRLNVWDPDSGTEHELVSVANATAGFQAPREGEVPHVDVTRDANGDGRIDLVVPGDSGFQVYVQLESGTFADPVVVGHPPGLDPILGADGYRYDPWSVSRIHEFDFNGDGRIDLVSWNGDHFEAQVQDSQGLFGPQPLTFTTDVRFDTDEVTALAVGEMTGRALHSFDDLNGDSIADMVVYVLEGARIKDKRSAYEVHFGAHGVDGAGGPGGTLGTGDSGSGARGPDARGPGSPIRFASMPDVTIQTENQVQLVMERRDLDGDGEGDLIVTSIENKYLEGSLFKRIKGFMGDDVWLNLDFYHVRDGRIPDRATVMRRIQLDGAPSPREPGWVPLDVVLQGGKHARRRDREQYSRAFNKNLFIGDVTGNGRADLLIEWTHRELHVYEGIPGPGLFADVPRKVAIELPNDEEFAWMTDLNRDGRQDIVMHHPFTKRDAHGAPMELPGSESQRVTLLIAR, from the coding sequence ATGCTGCCGATTGTTGTTGCGGTCGTTGCGGTGTTTCTCGCGTGGGACAGGGGCGAGGCCAGCCCGGCTCGTGGTGCTCAGGGCAACGCCGGTGATCTTGATCACGCTAACGTCGCCGCCGCACAATCCGCCAGTTACGCATTCGACCGGCACGAGATCAACATTGGGCCGGCGGTCCGGCAGACGGTGCTGACGGGATTCCTGCTGGGTGGCGAAGTGGCGGACCTGGCGGTGGTAAAGGTCGATGAAGATGGCGGTCGCCGCCTGCGTGTCTATGCGTTAGAGGAAGAACCCGATGATGGTGGACCGGGGATGGCTGAAGCACGCTCGTCGCCCCCTGCAGATGGTACCTGGGCACTGCGGATGGATACGCGGCTGCGTTCCGGTGTGACCTTCGTCGACGTTGCTCGCATCGGAGACCTCGACCGCCTGATTACCGGCGAACCGGGACGGCTTAACGTGTGGGATCCCGACTCGGGCACGGAGCACGAACTCGTGTCCGTCGCGAATGCCACGGCCGGTTTCCAGGCACCTCGCGAGGGTGAGGTACCTCACGTGGACGTCACCCGGGACGCGAACGGCGATGGCCGGATCGACCTGGTCGTTCCCGGCGACAGTGGATTCCAGGTTTACGTACAATTGGAAAGCGGCACCTTCGCCGATCCGGTGGTAGTCGGCCATCCGCCCGGCCTGGATCCGATTCTCGGCGCCGACGGATACCGATACGACCCCTGGAGCGTGAGCCGGATCCACGAATTCGACTTCAACGGCGACGGCCGGATCGATCTGGTGTCCTGGAACGGGGACCACTTCGAAGCGCAGGTCCAGGACAGTCAGGGCCTCTTTGGCCCCCAACCGTTAACCTTTACCACCGACGTGCGATTCGACACCGACGAAGTTACCGCGCTTGCCGTCGGGGAAATGACGGGCCGGGCGCTTCACTCGTTCGATGACCTGAACGGCGACAGCATCGCCGACATGGTGGTCTACGTCCTCGAGGGAGCACGGATCAAAGACAAACGGTCCGCTTACGAAGTGCACTTTGGCGCGCACGGAGTCGATGGCGCGGGTGGACCAGGTGGCACGCTCGGAACTGGTGACAGCGGATCCGGCGCCCGTGGTCCTGATGCACGTGGGCCCGGCAGCCCCATCCGATTCGCGTCCATGCCAGATGTCACGATCCAGACCGAAAATCAGGTTCAGCTTGTCATGGAGCGCCGCGATCTCGACGGGGACGGCGAAGGCGACCTCATCGTCACCTCGATCGAGAACAAGTACCTCGAAGGCAGCCTCTTCAAACGAATCAAGGGCTTCATGGGTGATGACGTCTGGTTGAATCTCGACTTCTACCACGTGCGTGACGGCCGCATCCCGGACCGCGCTACGGTCATGCGGCGCATCCAGCTGGACGGCGCTCCGAGTCCGCGGGAGCCGGGTTGGGTTCCCCTGGACGTCGTGCTGCAGGGCGGAAAACACGCACGGCGGAGGGACCGCGAGCAGTACTCACGCGCGTTCAACAAGAACCTGTTCATCGGGGACGTGACGGGAAACGGCCGCGCCGACCTGCTGATCGAGTGGACCCACCGGGAACTGCATGTCTACGAGGGCATCCCCGGTCCAGGCCTGTTCGCCGACGTGCCGCGGAAGGTAGCGATCGAACTGCCCAATGACGAGGAATTCGCCTGGATGACCGATCTCAACCGGGACGGCCGCCAGGACATCGTCATGCACCATCCATTTACGAAACGGGACGCGCATGGCGCGCCGATGGAGCTGCCCGGTTCGGAGTCTCAGCGCGTGACCCTGTTGATCGCTCGGTAA
- the gatA gene encoding Asp-tRNA(Asn)/Glu-tRNA(Gln) amidotransferase subunit GatA — MEHLNELAAHDLAPRIRSGEVTAEEVAREVLRLIEEKDPAINAFLAVDRESVIEDARDVDRRIAAGEATGPLAGMPIAIKDAICTKGLETTCASRILEGFVPPYDATVIARLRAADAVIVGKTNMDQFGMGSSNENTGFDICRNPLDTSRVPGGSSGGSAAALAAGTAVLALGEDTGGSIRQPAAFCGVVGLKPTYGRVSRYGIIAYGSSFDQVGPMARNVEDCARLLGVIAGHDPMDTTSASEAVPDYTATLKQDIAGLRIGVPEEYLAEGLDPSVKESVSRAIERMESLGARVESVHLPHTEYAVAAYYILVTAEASSNLARYDGVKYGYRGEDGGAPAVDATAGGSGDGTAAQPLAPDDRLDAMYGSTRSGGFGLEVKRRIMLGTYVLSAGYYDAYYDKAQRVRTLIKDDFDQAFEKVDLLVAPTTPTTAFRIGEKIDDPLQMYLSDVYTVPINLAGVPAISLPCGTDPDGMPIGLQIIGPHFGEERILRAAYAFEEATRS; from the coding sequence TTGGAACACCTAAACGAGTTGGCAGCCCACGACCTGGCGCCTCGGATCAGGTCCGGCGAAGTGACCGCGGAAGAGGTAGCCCGTGAAGTCCTGCGTCTGATCGAAGAGAAAGACCCCGCCATAAACGCCTTTCTCGCGGTCGATCGGGAGTCGGTGATCGAAGACGCGCGGGACGTCGACCGTCGTATCGCCGCCGGCGAAGCCACCGGACCGCTGGCCGGCATGCCCATCGCCATCAAGGACGCCATCTGCACGAAGGGCCTGGAAACCACCTGCGCTTCCCGGATCCTCGAGGGATTCGTGCCGCCCTACGACGCTACCGTCATCGCGCGGCTGCGCGCGGCGGATGCCGTGATCGTCGGCAAGACCAACATGGATCAGTTCGGCATGGGGTCCTCCAACGAGAACACCGGGTTCGACATCTGCCGGAATCCCCTGGACACCTCCCGTGTACCGGGCGGCTCGAGCGGGGGTTCCGCCGCGGCCCTGGCGGCGGGCACGGCGGTCCTGGCCCTGGGAGAGGACACGGGCGGTTCGATCCGCCAGCCCGCGGCTTTCTGCGGCGTCGTGGGACTCAAGCCCACCTACGGACGGGTCTCCCGCTACGGCATCATCGCCTACGGATCCTCCTTCGACCAGGTCGGTCCCATGGCCCGGAACGTGGAAGACTGTGCGCGCCTCCTGGGTGTCATCGCGGGTCACGACCCCATGGATACCACGTCGGCATCGGAAGCGGTGCCGGACTACACGGCCACTCTCAAACAGGACATTGCTGGCCTGCGCATCGGCGTACCCGAAGAATACCTGGCGGAGGGCCTCGACCCATCCGTTAAAGAGAGCGTAAGCCGGGCGATCGAACGCATGGAATCCCTGGGCGCCCGCGTGGAAAGCGTCCACCTGCCCCACACCGAATACGCCGTGGCCGCGTACTATATCCTGGTCACCGCGGAAGCCTCCTCCAACCTGGCCCGGTATGACGGGGTGAAGTACGGGTACCGGGGTGAGGATGGGGGCGCACCTGCCGTTGATGCGACGGCCGGAGGATCAGGCGATGGGACGGCCGCGCAGCCGCTCGCGCCCGATGACCGGCTGGACGCCATGTACGGATCGACCCGCAGCGGGGGGTTCGGCCTGGAGGTGAAGCGCCGCATTATGCTCGGCACCTACGTACTCAGCGCCGGCTACTACGACGCCTACTACGACAAGGCCCAGCGCGTGCGCACGCTCATCAAGGACGACTTCGACCAGGCCTTCGAGAAGGTCGATCTCCTGGTGGCGCCCACCACGCCCACCACCGCCTTCCGCATCGGCGAGAAGATCGACGATCCACTGCAGATGTACCTGTCCGACGTATATACCGTGCCCATCAACCTCGCCGGCGTGCCGGCTATCTCCCTGCCCTGCGGTACGGATCCGGACGGCATGCCCATCGGCCTGCAGATCATCGGGCCGCACTTCGGGGAGGAGCGGATCCTGCGGGCGGCCTACGCCTTCGAGGAGGCGACGCGGTCATGA
- the gatB gene encoding Asp-tRNA(Asn)/Glu-tRNA(Gln) amidotransferase subunit GatB encodes MKYESVIGLEVHAQLLTNSKIFCGCSVAFGGEPNTRVCPICLGMPGVLPVLNRRAVEYTIRMALAVDGHVAETSAFARKNYFYPDLPKGYQISQYDRAGEPISLAGGIEIEGEDGPRFVRLRRIHLEEEAGKSIHNEPGYDPDLSYIDFNRTGVPLMEIVSEPDIRSPREASAYLARLRQILQYIGVCDGNMEEGSLRCDANVSIRKPGDPLGELVEIKNMNSMRSMERALEFEIDRQSELLDDGGRVVRQTRLWDEEKRETFPMRSKEEAHDYRYFPDPDLVTVEIARAWVDEIGEDLPELPDARMRRFVDEYGLPQDMARQLTENRARADYFEACVSHAAGEARTVSNWMLSELLRVQHENRMAQETLEARIPPDHLAQLLGQIKEGKISGKIGKDVLDIMAKTGETPASVIEEQGLVQISDTGELEGVVAGILAEHPDDVAEYRAGKTKLLGFFMGQVMRATQGKANPRMVNELLRKKLAEG; translated from the coding sequence ATGAAATACGAATCCGTAATCGGGTTGGAAGTGCACGCCCAGCTCCTCACCAATTCGAAGATCTTCTGCGGATGCTCCGTGGCCTTCGGCGGTGAGCCCAACACCCGCGTCTGCCCCATCTGTCTCGGCATGCCCGGCGTCCTGCCCGTCCTGAACCGCCGCGCCGTCGAATACACGATCCGCATGGCCCTGGCCGTGGACGGCCACGTGGCCGAAACCAGCGCCTTCGCCCGCAAGAACTACTTCTATCCGGACCTGCCCAAGGGCTACCAGATCTCGCAGTACGACCGGGCGGGCGAACCCATCTCCCTGGCCGGCGGCATCGAGATCGAGGGCGAGGACGGCCCCCGCTTCGTCCGGCTCCGGCGGATCCACCTAGAAGAAGAAGCCGGCAAGTCCATCCACAACGAACCCGGGTACGATCCGGATCTGAGCTACATCGATTTCAACCGGACGGGCGTGCCCCTGATGGAGATCGTCAGCGAACCGGACATCCGCAGCCCCCGCGAAGCCTCGGCCTATCTCGCCCGGCTGCGTCAGATCCTGCAGTACATCGGCGTCTGCGACGGCAACATGGAGGAAGGCAGCCTGCGCTGCGACGCCAACGTGTCCATCCGAAAGCCCGGCGATCCCCTGGGCGAACTCGTCGAGATCAAGAACATGAACTCCATGCGGTCCATGGAACGAGCCCTGGAGTTCGAAATCGATCGGCAATCCGAGTTGCTCGATGACGGCGGCAGGGTCGTGCGCCAGACCCGCCTCTGGGACGAGGAGAAACGGGAGACCTTCCCCATGCGTTCGAAGGAGGAAGCCCACGACTACCGGTACTTCCCCGACCCCGACCTCGTCACCGTCGAGATCGCCCGCGCCTGGGTGGACGAGATCGGCGAAGACCTGCCCGAACTCCCCGACGCGCGCATGCGGCGCTTCGTCGACGAATACGGACTGCCGCAGGACATGGCGCGGCAACTGACGGAGAACCGCGCCCGGGCCGACTACTTCGAGGCATGCGTTTCCCATGCGGCCGGCGAAGCACGCACCGTCAGCAACTGGATGCTCAGCGAACTCCTGCGCGTCCAGCACGAGAACCGCATGGCCCAAGAGACCCTCGAAGCCCGTATACCGCCCGATCACCTCGCCCAGCTTTTAGGACAGATCAAGGAAGGCAAGATCAGCGGCAAGATCGGCAAGGACGTCCTGGACATCATGGCCAAAACCGGAGAAACGCCGGCCTCAGTCATCGAGGAACAGGGCCTTGTGCAGATCTCGGATACCGGCGAACTCGAGGGCGTCGTCGCCGGCATCCTAGCCGAACATCCCGACGACGTCGCCGAATACCGGGCCGGCAAGACCAAGCTTCTCGGCTTCTTCATGGGTCAGGTCATGCGCGCGACCCAGGGCAAGGCGAATCCGAGGATGGTGAACGAATTACTCCGGAAGAAACTGGCGGAAGGTTGA
- a CDS encoding phytanoyl-CoA dioxygenase family protein, with translation MSPEKAIEKRQQLIRDGFCVVDDILGSTFLQELRIETERMMEDWVPPPDFKYQGQHVTAQGTENPTIQKLLDWPATRRALEQMGLGDFASTGGVILLTKDPGEPALYWHQDWMQWNDPMSCSPWPQIIFVSYYLSDTSRENGCLKIIPGTHLKRIPLHDQLVPAHEQGARFIAEDHPTMFSDHPDQVEVYVKAGDLVLADARVLHSAHRNLTDERRTLVLAWHRRPDTVPAYWTDPVPAIIAERDADAEYPGSRIPGELLR, from the coding sequence ATGTCCCCCGAAAAAGCTATTGAGAAACGCCAACAACTAATACGCGACGGATTCTGCGTGGTCGACGATATCCTCGGCAGTACTTTCCTTCAAGAGTTGCGCATCGAGACCGAGCGCATGATGGAAGACTGGGTGCCGCCACCGGATTTCAAGTACCAGGGCCAGCACGTCACCGCGCAGGGGACTGAGAACCCAACCATTCAGAAGCTGCTCGACTGGCCCGCCACACGGCGCGCCCTTGAACAGATGGGTCTGGGCGACTTTGCCAGCACCGGTGGGGTCATCCTCCTCACCAAGGATCCCGGAGAACCGGCACTGTATTGGCACCAGGACTGGATGCAGTGGAACGATCCGATGAGCTGTTCGCCCTGGCCGCAGATCATCTTCGTATCGTATTACCTGAGCGATACGTCGCGTGAGAACGGATGCCTGAAGATCATCCCCGGCACCCACCTGAAGCGTATTCCGTTGCACGACCAGCTGGTGCCGGCTCATGAACAAGGCGCCCGCTTCATTGCCGAAGACCATCCCACCATGTTCAGCGACCACCCCGACCAGGTCGAGGTCTACGTAAAGGCCGGTGACCTGGTACTGGCTGATGCCCGTGTGCTGCACTCGGCGCATCGGAACCTGACCGACGAGCGCCGCACCCTGGTTCTGGCCTGGCACCGACGCCCGGACACCGTGCCAGCCTATTGGACTGATCCGGTGCCGGCGATCATCGCCGAACGCGACGCTGATGCGGAGTATCCAGGATCCAGGATTCCGGGGGAGCTTCTGCGGTAG